Below is a genomic region from Flexibacter flexilis DSM 6793.
CTCATCGAAGCATTTATGCAGAATGGTTACAAACACTTGATTACTACGCCGCACGTCATCGACGATTTTTATAAAAATACGCCCGAAATCATTTTGAGAAAATTAGCCGAAGTACGCCAAGCCGTTGCCGCCAAAGGCTGGGACATCAAGATTGATGCCGCCGCCGAATACTTGATAGACGAGTTTTTCTTGGAAAAACTAAATAATAATGTTCCATTTCTGAGTTTTGGAGCCAATAAGTACGTGCTTATCGAAACGCCGTTTATGAATGAGCCAATGTATTTGAAAGATGTTATCTTCAAACTGCAAAGCGCGGGTTATTGGCCAGTATTTGCCCACCCCGAACGCTACACGTATTTGTGCAACGATTTTAAACGTGCCAAAGAAATTTTCAATACGGGCGTGTTGTTTCAAGTGAACTTGCCATCGCTGGCGGGATATTATTCGCGCCCAATTCAGCAGTTAGCCGAACGCCTAGTTGATGAAAATATGGTGCATTTTGTGGGTAGCGATTGCCATAAAATGAAGCATATCGACGCGCTGGAACAGACAAAACGCACAAAACACTACAAAAAGCTATTAGAAATGCCATTATTAAACCATTCATTATGAGTGTTTTTTGTTTAAATGGCAAAAAAAGTAGCGTTTTTTTGTAAAAAATATTTGCAAATTAAAATCAAGCTCCCTACTTTTGCATCGCATTTGAGGGAAACACAAACGCAAAACAAAAATTCTTCCTTAGCTCAGCTGGTTAGAGCACCTGACTGTTAATCAGGGGGTCCTTGGTTCAAGCCCAAGAGGGAGAGCAAAAACTTTAAATTTAAAAATAAAGTTTCATTCAAAGAAAAATTCTTCCTTAGCTCAGCTGGTTAGAGCACCTGACTGTTAATCAGGGGGTCCTTGGTTCAAGCCCAAGAGGGAGAGCAAAAAAACGTAAGCGTCGCAAGTATTTGTGACGCTTTTTTGTTTTTATTACATCCCCAAAAATCTATTTTCCTTCTTCCCTTTCCTAATCGTTTTTTACCAATCAGCAGCGTTTTTCTTCTTCTCAAACAAAAACACTGTTCTTATTGTACATTCTTGTGTTTTTTGCGGCTTATAATGCAATATGTGCGCTTTTTTATTTGTTGATAAGAGAAACAAACCAACCTGATCAAATACGTTATTATTTCACAAACAGTCTATGCAAAAATTACTCCTCTCCTTTCTGTTCGGCTTGGCCGCATTCTTGGCGCAAGCGCAAAACCCTACACGTATCCGAATACAAGGCACGGTACAAGACACAACAGGCGAAAAACTCCCCGCCGCAACCGTCATGCTTTTGCAACCGCAAGATTCCTCGCTGGTGAGCTATGCCGTAACCAATACCAACGGTGCATTTGAGTTTAAAAACGTAAAAAATAACCCGTATTTGCTCAAAATCTCGTATGTGGGCTATTTGCCATACCAAAGACGCATTGCAGCAAGTGCCACCGATATAAACGATATCGGAACACTCAAAATAAAGCCTATTACCAAAGAACTACTCGAAGTGGTAATCCAGACGGCTAAAGCACCGCTCAGCATCAAAGGCGACACCATCGAATACGACGCTTCGAGCTTTAAAGTGCCCACAGGCTCAACCGTAGAAGATTTGTTGCGCCGACTGCCTGGCATCGAAGTAGATGTAGATGGCAACGTGAAAGCGCAAGGCAAAGACATTAAACGCGTAACGGTAGATGGCAAAACCTTTTTTGGCGGCGACCCAAAATCTGCTACCAAAAATTTGGGCGCAGAAACGCTTTCTAAAGTGCAGGTATTTAACGATAAATCCGAACAAGCCAAACTCACTGGCATCGACGACGGCAAACGCGAAAAAGTAATGAATTTGGCACTCAAAGACGAGTTCAAAAAAGGAGCTTTTGGGAAAATTACAGCAGCCGCAGGCACGGAAGACCGTTGGGCGACACGCGGCAACTACAACCGTTTTAACCAAAAAGAACAGTTCTCGGTGATTGGCTACGCCAACAACATCAACGAGACGGGCGTAAACTGGGAAGATTATGGAGAGTTCAAAGGCAATAACTCATTTAATGACTTCGACAACGGCGATTTTGGCTTTAGTTCGGGCGGCAATTTCTATTATATGACAAGCGATGTAGTCAATAATTTTGATGGGCGCGGCTTTACCAAAAACGCAGGCGTTGGCGTGAACTATAATTATTCACACGAAAAAACGAAGTTTAATA
It encodes:
- a CDS encoding tyrosine-protein phosphatase gives rise to the protein MHSHLLPGIDDGAANMEETLQLIEAFMQNGYKHLITTPHVIDDFYKNTPEIILRKLAEVRQAVAAKGWDIKIDAAAEYLIDEFFLEKLNNNVPFLSFGANKYVLIETPFMNEPMYLKDVIFKLQSAGYWPVFAHPERYTYLCNDFKRAKEIFNTGVLFQVNLPSLAGYYSRPIQQLAERLVDENMVHFVGSDCHKMKHIDALEQTKRTKHYKKLLEMPLLNHSL